One genomic region from Halobacteria archaeon AArc-dxtr1 encodes:
- a CDS encoding ATP-binding protein: protein MSRVLLGAKSGWGKSFNTQLWLEKNLPEQDYAAVLDYKDEYRGLVNGVAPSKPATDLAGWYIAGPNEAALSPAQWAAVLERLERIVIPRYRIDGDDWRDVVGAVCAACRRLYEDHPEARILTAIDEAHIAAPQRGKYPEATKKAATTGRGEGLSSIWITQRLSELDETIIAQCDEQILGGFSSEADLGKISVDYPADVHDTRASRTPSLPPEIQADGENIPLRKFTDDAGDTVGSEWVRSNDAGLLERVDTGDVVMHSTHYGTEGQTLRSPYEADE from the coding sequence ATGTCGCGGGTCCTGCTGGGCGCGAAAAGCGGGTGGGGAAAGTCGTTCAACACCCAGCTGTGGCTCGAGAAAAACCTTCCCGAGCAGGATTACGCGGCCGTCTTGGACTACAAAGACGAGTATCGGGGACTCGTCAACGGAGTGGCGCCGTCCAAGCCGGCGACAGACCTGGCAGGCTGGTACATCGCTGGGCCGAACGAAGCAGCCCTCTCGCCAGCGCAGTGGGCGGCCGTCCTCGAGCGCCTGGAACGGATCGTGATCCCGCGCTACCGGATCGACGGGGACGACTGGCGGGATGTTGTCGGGGCCGTCTGCGCGGCATGCAGACGGCTCTACGAAGACCACCCCGAGGCGCGGATCTTGACTGCGATCGACGAGGCACACATTGCAGCGCCTCAACGAGGCAAGTACCCCGAGGCGACGAAGAAGGCCGCGACCACGGGCCGGGGGGAAGGACTGTCGTCGATCTGGATCACTCAACGGCTCTCGGAGCTCGACGAGACGATCATCGCACAGTGTGATGAGCAAATCTTGGGCGGCTTCTCGAGCGAGGCCGACCTTGGCAAGATCAGTGTCGACTATCCCGCCGACGTCCACGATACGCGAGCGAGTCGGACGCCGTCGCTGCCGCCGGAGATCCAGGCCGACGGCGAGAACATCCCTCTCCGCAAGTTCACCGACGACGCGGGCGACACGGTCGGCAGCGAGTGGGTTCGAAGCAACGACGCGGGGCTGCTCGAGCGCGTCGACACGGGTGACGTCGTGATGCACTCAACGCACTACGGAACCGAGGGCCAAACGCTGCGATCTCCCTACGAGGCTGACGAATGA
- a CDS encoding hydrogenase maturation nickel metallochaperone HypA — protein sequence MPDYQCHTCGQQFVVDVENDYGTYEFRRCPYCGSAKTTLAR from the coding sequence ATGCCCGACTATCAGTGCCACACCTGTGGGCAGCAGTTCGTCGTCGACGTCGAGAACGACTACGGGACGTACGAGTTCCGACGGTGCCCATACTGCGGGAGCGCGAAGACGACGCTCGCGAGGTGA